A single genomic interval of Sphingobacteriales bacterium harbors:
- a CDS encoding SRPBCC family protein encodes MKYLLYREQQLNCELQTAWDFFTSPMNLAKITPKDMAFTVLTNNNNKKIFEGMIIDYTVSPLLGIPLKWKTRITEVIPHKSFTDFQEKGPYKLWNHHHEFIANEKGVLMKDKVDYELPFGVLGDLVHRLFVKKKIEKIFNYRYHILEELFNSKKK; translated from the coding sequence ATGAAATACTTATTATATCGAGAGCAACAGTTGAATTGTGAGTTACAAACCGCATGGGATTTTTTTACTTCGCCGATGAATTTAGCAAAAATAACCCCCAAGGATATGGCATTTACAGTTTTGACAAATAATAATAACAAAAAAATATTTGAGGGGATGATAATTGATTATACGGTATCGCCTCTACTTGGAATACCTCTAAAATGGAAAACCCGAATTACAGAAGTTATACCTCACAAAAGTTTTACAGATTTTCAAGAAAAAGGACCTTATAAATTATGGAACCATCATCACGAATTTATAGCTAACGAAAAAGGAGTGCTTATGAAAGATAAAGTTGATTATGAATTGCCTTTCGGAGTTTTAGGAGATTTGGTACATCGTTTATTTGTAAAAAAGAAAATAGAAAAAATATTTAATTACCGCTATCATATTTTAGAAGAATTATTTAATTCTAAAAAAAAATAA
- a CDS encoding sterol desaturase family protein has translation MKILIIILVFILMEGATWLIHKYIMHGFLWVLHKDHHDHSNKGELEKNDWFFVIFALPTIALMYFGSLENFNYLFYIGLGIMLYGMAYFFVHDIFIHQRLHFFKHTQNRYFLALRRAHKQHHKHLGKEKGECFGFLYVPFKYFKIYFKSAAK, from the coding sequence ATGAAAATATTAATTATCATACTTGTTTTTATATTGATGGAAGGAGCTACTTGGCTTATCCATAAATACATCATGCACGGTTTTTTATGGGTTTTACACAAAGACCATCACGACCATAGCAATAAAGGAGAATTAGAAAAAAACGATTGGTTTTTTGTAATTTTTGCTTTACCAACCATTGCTTTGATGTATTTCGGCTCATTAGAAAACTTCAACTATTTGTTTTATATCGGATTAGGAATTATGCTCTACGGAATGGCGTATTTCTTTGTACACGATATTTTTATTCATCAGCGTTTACACTTTTTTAAGCACACCCAAAATCGTTATTTCCTTGCACTTAGGAGGGCTCACAAGCAACATCACAAACATTTAGGGAAAGAAAAAGGTGAATGTTTTGGCTTCTTGTATGTGCCATTCAAGTATTTTAAAATCTATTTTAAATCTGCTGCAAAATAA
- a CDS encoding lycopene cyclase domain-containing protein, which produces MMAYTYSLILFFTVIICFIASFDKRIQFNKHFGSFIKAGFLVAIPFIAWDVWFTALGVWWFNADYTLGIVLAGLPLEEILFFICIPFSCIFTFYTIDKYYKWEVLSAFNNILVFVSIIILSVVGLLNVDKIYTLITAIVTIVTLIYLHFIVKAEWITKASIIFTILMLGFFPVNGILTGSFIENPIVNYNPKDFLGIRLFTIPIEDAVYGYTQFLLVLYFFKQFKYSNHEK; this is translated from the coding sequence ATAATGGCTTATACCTATTCTCTTATTTTATTTTTCACGGTCATCATTTGCTTTATTGCATCTTTTGACAAAAGAATTCAATTCAACAAGCATTTTGGCTCGTTTATAAAAGCTGGTTTTCTTGTTGCAATTCCTTTTATAGCTTGGGATGTTTGGTTTACAGCTCTTGGAGTATGGTGGTTTAATGCTGATTATACGCTTGGAATAGTATTAGCAGGTTTGCCTTTAGAAGAAATCTTGTTTTTTATTTGTATTCCGTTTTCTTGCATCTTCACTTTCTATACGATTGATAAATATTATAAATGGGAAGTATTGAGTGCCTTCAATAACATATTGGTCTTTGTCAGTATTATTATTTTGTCAGTTGTAGGTTTATTAAATGTGGATAAAATTTACACACTCATTACAGCCATCGTTACAATTGTTACTTTAATTTACTTGCATTTTATAGTTAAGGCAGAATGGATTACAAAAGCATCCATAATCTTCACAATCCTTATGCTTGGCTTTTTTCCAGTAAATGGAATTTTAACGGGTAGTTTTATTGAAAATCCAATCGTCAATTACAATCCAAAAGATTTTTTGGGAATACGACTATTTACCATTCCTATTGAAGATGCCGTTTATGGATACACGCAGTTTCT